Proteins encoded by one window of Elusimicrobiota bacterium:
- a CDS encoding Fic family protein, giving the protein MNTIFAEIDQLQQEINKHRPFDKHLLGQIKEYFRIGLTYTSNALEGNSLTESETKVVIEDGITIGGKPMKDHFEAIGHSEAYDFMYNLSKAKAVTEKDITKLHHLFYYRIDEANAGAYRKVKAYITGSKYPLPLPEELPKLMKTFPAKLIKLRKEKHPVEFAVLAHKELVFIHPFVDGNGRVSRLLMNTILMQEGYVVTIIPPIVRQDYISSLEKARGGNDKQFIELIAQMVKETQKDYLRLFK; this is encoded by the coding sequence ATGAATACCATTTTTGCAGAAATAGACCAGTTACAGCAAGAAATAAATAAACACAGGCCTTTTGATAAACATTTATTAGGCCAGATAAAAGAATACTTCCGTATTGGATTAACCTACACAAGTAATGCCCTTGAAGGAAATTCTCTGACAGAATCGGAAACAAAAGTAGTAATTGAGGATGGCATAACAATCGGTGGTAAACCTATGAAAGACCACTTTGAAGCTATCGGGCATAGTGAGGCCTATGACTTCATGTATAATCTTTCCAAGGCAAAAGCAGTAACTGAAAAAGACATAACTAAATTGCACCATCTTTTTTATTACCGTATAGATGAAGCCAATGCAGGGGCTTATCGGAAAGTGAAAGCCTATATAACCGGTTCAAAATATCCATTACCTTTACCTGAAGAATTGCCTAAACTTATGAAAACCTTCCCTGCAAAGCTAATCAAATTAAGAAAAGAGAAGCATCCAGTAGAATTTGCGGTTTTAGCCCATAAAGAGCTGGTTTTTATACATCCTTTCGTTGATGGCAACGGCAGGGTATCCAGGCTCCTGATGAACACCATTTTAATGCAGGAAGGGTATGTTGTAACCATCATTCCACCCATTGTACGGCAGGACTATATTTCCTCATTAGAAAAAGCCAGGGGCGGTAATGATAAACAATTTATCGAACTTATTGCCCAGATGGTAAAAGAAACCCAAAAGGATTATTTAAGGCTTTTTAAGTAG
- a CDS encoding site-specific integrase → MRPIIQTLIYTGLRKSELLNLKWEHIQNDKLVIQASKTNKTRFIPMHPKLKDIFQKLPKKNNFVFTNISGTKLDETTLDHKFRAAVKRAKILHCSLHATRHTAASLLIDAGANIVQVKEFLGHSDIRTTMIYIHLFPSQLQETVDKISF, encoded by the coding sequence ATGCGTCCTATAATTCAGACGCTAATTTATACGGGGCTTAGGAAATCGGAACTATTGAATTTAAAATGGGAGCACATTCAAAATGACAAATTAGTTATACAGGCATCCAAAACAAACAAAACGAGATTTATTCCTATGCACCCAAAGTTGAAAGATATTTTTCAAAAACTGCCGAAGAAAAATAATTTTGTTTTTACTAATATTAGCGGGACTAAACTTGATGAAACAACTTTGGACCATAAATTCAGGGCAGCAGTTAAAAGGGCCAAGATACTGCATTGCTCCCTACACGCAACTCGCCACACCGCAGCTAGCCTTTTAATCGATGCCGGGGCGAACATTGTTCAGGTAAAAGAATTCCTCGGGCACTCCGACATAAGAACCACAATGATTTACATTCATCTTTTCCCTTCCCAACTTCAAGAAACAGTAGATAAGATTTCTTTTTAA
- a CDS encoding IS1595 family transposase, translating to MENYPRNIMDFEKRFNSEEACREYLFKIKWPEGFKCPRCSNNKAWLTNDCLYKCSKCGFKSSVTAGTIFQDTRKPLQLWFKAMWYITNQKHGISALGLQRFLGIGSYQTAWEWLHRLRHAMIRPGRDRISGIIEVDETYIGGKKTGKKGRGSEGKILVVIAAQIDGKRIGRIRFKRIPDASGDSLIPAIKETIEPGSTVITDGWKGYSKLETFGYTHKITKKEGFVGKNLLPKCNTVAALLKRGLLGTHQGRVQYLDYYLDEFTFRFNRRTSKFRGMLFYRLVQNCVAVNPIHGKNLV from the coding sequence ATGGAAAACTACCCACGAAATATCATGGACTTTGAAAAACGATTTAATTCTGAAGAAGCATGCAGAGAATATCTTTTCAAAATTAAATGGCCTGAAGGATTTAAATGTCCAAGGTGTAGCAATAACAAAGCATGGCTCACCAATGATTGTCTTTATAAATGTAGTAAATGTGGTTTTAAGAGTTCTGTAACAGCCGGAACAATATTTCAAGATACCCGAAAACCGCTCCAGTTGTGGTTTAAGGCAATGTGGTACATAACGAATCAAAAGCATGGGATTAGCGCATTGGGTTTGCAAAGATTTCTTGGGATAGGCAGCTATCAAACTGCTTGGGAATGGTTGCATAGACTTAGACATGCAATGATTCGTCCGGGCCGCGATCGTATTTCCGGGATAATTGAAGTTGATGAAACTTATATTGGTGGTAAAAAAACAGGCAAAAAAGGCCGAGGTTCCGAAGGTAAAATTCTGGTTGTAATTGCGGCACAAATTGATGGCAAGCGTATTGGCCGCATACGATTCAAACGCATACCCGATGCTTCTGGCGATAGTTTGATTCCAGCGATAAAAGAAACTATTGAACCAGGTAGTACAGTAATAACCGATGGCTGGAAAGGATATAGTAAACTGGAAACTTTTGGTTATACTCATAAGATTACTAAAAAAGAAGGGTTTGTTGGAAAAAATCTTCTTCCCAAATGCAACACGGTAGCAGCCCTGCTTAAGAGAGGGCTGCTGGGGACACATCAAGGCCGTGTCCAGTACCTTGATTATTATTTGGATGAATTTACTTTTCGGTTTAACCGTAGAACATCCAAATTCCGGGGAATGCTTTTTTATAGACTTGTTCAAAATTGTGTTGCTGTTAATCCTATTCATGGTAAAAACCTTGTTTAG